GCGCGCGGTCTGCTCCGCAGACACGACGCGCCGCCGCTACGCGGCGGGAAGCCGCGCTCCGCGCGGCAGCCGGCGACTCCGTCACCGGCGCGGACAACTCCGTTGTCCGCGGCTCGAATCGCTCCGCGATTCGGCCTACCGGAATTCGCTCCGCGATTTCCGGGTGAAATCCGCTCCGCGGCTTTCACTAAAAGCGGCAGCAAAGGCCAGGCCTCGTACGCATGGTGACGCTCCGTCAGTTGACCGTACGTCACCACCTGATATGACGTCAGTTCACGCCGCAAACCCCACCGCCGAAACATATTCGTACTGCCCCCATTGCGACCCCAGATCCACAATCGCGTCCACCCACGCATCGTCCTGGGCCGTCGCATCTCCAGCCGCCCATGACCGGATAATGGCGTCCCACTGACGGATGTTGAGACTGCGGTACTCCAGCACTCTCTGGAACCGTCGGTCGACCTGGGACTGGTTGAACGGGTGGATCTCCACTCGGGTCCCTCCCCCGTTGTTCAGTCGGCGCAGCAGGTAGCGGGCCACGTTCTGGCGGCGTACCGCACGGTAAGCAGCCTCGATCTTCGCCAGGTTGGCCTTAGAGGGGCGACGTTTACCTGTCAGCCAGGCGTTGAGAGTGCGGTCGGTGACCGTCAGGCCGGCATCACGTGCAGCCTGGCGAGCGTGGCCTGTGCGAGTCAGGTATTTCAAACGGGCCATCAGGCCGCGTTGTTGTGTGATCGGGGTGGCGATGAATTCGGTGAGTTTGTCGAGTTGGCGGGCGACGGCTTCACTGCCCTTGATTCCTCGGGCCCCGTAATGCCCGAAATCATGTGTCCTTTCCGGCATGAGGGTCCCTTTCTGTGAGGATCTGTGGTTTACACAATACCTTAACTACGGCTAATTTTCCGGCATTTGGGCGAATAGTGTTCGTTGAATTCTCGCATCTCGCTCCAGCCGCCGTACGAGGTCCGGATGCCCTGATCTTCCTCGGTGACGGGGCACCTCAGCCCGAGCCTGAAGCGGTCCCGAGTCGGCCACGCTCGTTCCCGCCCGCCGCCAGTACCCACGACAGACAGAGCTGCCCCCTCTCGCCTTCGAGTGGAAGGGGGCCTTTCGTCATGCTCGGCCGACCAGCTCCCTTGCATAGGCGACCGCAGCGCCCCACGGGTATGCCTGCGGCGTCCCGGTCCCCGGCGCGTTAGGCATGAACCCGCCCTCGCCGTACAGGACCGTGATGCCCTGCTCGCGCAGCTCCGCGATGCTGCGGTCGAATTGCCGGTGTGTGGCGTACGCGGCGTTCACGCACGGCATGGTCACCGTGGGGATGCCCTTGCCGATGCCCTCGGCGACGACGCCGACCACGAATGACGATGTCATGCCGAGCGCCCAGGAGTTGATGCTGTTGAACGTCGCCGGAGCGAAGAGGATCACGTCGGCCTCGGGCCACACATCCGGCTCGCCGGGTGCCTTGTACTCACTGCGTACCGGGTGTCCGGTGAGATCGGCCAGGTCGTCGAGGGTCTCGTGCAGCCAGCGTGCTGCAGAAGGCGTGAGTCCGAGACAAACGTCCCACTCATCGGCCTGCGCCATGCTGATCACCTTCGCCACGTCGAAGACGGGCGGTGCTGCAGAGCCGAACAAGTAGAGCGTCCGCGTA
The sequence above is a segment of the Streptomyces sp. Je 1-369 genome. Coding sequences within it:
- a CDS encoding helix-turn-helix domain-containing protein, producing MPERTHDFGHYGARGIKGSEAVARQLDKLTEFIATPITQQRGLMARLKYLTRTGHARQAARDAGLTVTDRTLNAWLTGKRRPSKANLAKIEAAYRAVRRQNVARYLLRRLNNGGGTRVEIHPFNQSQVDRRFQRVLEYRSLNIRQWDAIIRSWAAGDATAQDDAWVDAIVDLGSQWGQYEYVSAVGFAA
- a CDS encoding flavoprotein, whose product is MTTRTLYLFGSAAPPVFDVAKVISMAQADEWDVCLGLTPSAARWLHETLDDLADLTGHPVRSEYKAPGEPDVWPEADVILFAPATFNSINSWALGMTSSFVVGVVAEGIGKGIPTVTMPCVNAAYATHRQFDRSIAELREQGITVLYGEGGFMPNAPGTGTPQAYPWGAAVAYARELVGRA